From Pseudothermotoga thermarum DSM 5069, a single genomic window includes:
- a CDS encoding ABC transporter substrate-binding protein, whose product MRKFLILLLTILAIVLFAKERIVVNSYMSDPAPRAALAELVKMFEEKYPQYEVVVNTFAHEDFKVLLRTWLASPKGTADVVTWFAGERMRYFAEMGLLYPVDEVFEGSSWSDYFPESFKSTCSYKDKIYFIPQSWYWWGVYYRKSIFEKYGIKAPKTWDEFLAVCETLKSKGITPIAIGTKFPWTAAGWFDILNLRINGLDFHIDLTAGKVPYNDPRIKKVFEYWRQIIDKGYYLANHSAYEWQEAATFLFRGEAAMYYMGQFIKDVAPAEVKDDLDFFRFPTIDPSVGLYEETPIDGFMIPANAPNKKGAIEFLKFIASKEAQEKFAKDLGRLAANVHVAPPDEHAKKGLQMILESHGVAQFYDRDTNPEMAEVGMNAMIEFMLNPGKISSILDRLESERKRIYGVK is encoded by the coding sequence ATGAGGAAATTTTTAATCCTCCTTTTAACCATCCTCGCAATCGTACTCTTTGCCAAGGAAAGAATCGTTGTAAACAGCTATATGTCAGATCCGGCTCCACGTGCAGCTCTTGCAGAACTTGTAAAGATGTTCGAAGAAAAGTATCCTCAGTACGAAGTTGTTGTGAACACCTTTGCACATGAAGATTTCAAGGTCCTGCTCAGAACGTGGCTGGCTTCTCCGAAGGGAACAGCAGATGTTGTAACTTGGTTTGCTGGAGAACGAATGAGGTACTTTGCAGAAATGGGTCTGCTCTATCCTGTAGATGAGGTCTTCGAAGGCTCCAGCTGGTCAGATTACTTCCCAGAATCGTTCAAGAGCACTTGTTCTTACAAAGATAAGATTTACTTCATCCCTCAAAGCTGGTACTGGTGGGGTGTGTACTACCGCAAGTCCATTTTTGAAAAATACGGAATTAAAGCGCCAAAGACATGGGATGAATTTCTCGCAGTTTGTGAAACTCTCAAATCAAAAGGCATCACGCCAATAGCCATAGGAACGAAATTCCCATGGACGGCAGCCGGTTGGTTTGACATTTTGAACCTCAGAATCAACGGACTTGATTTCCACATCGATTTAACGGCTGGTAAAGTTCCATACAACGATCCGAGAATTAAGAAAGTGTTCGAGTATTGGAGACAAATAATCGACAAAGGTTACTATCTTGCTAACCATTCTGCATACGAATGGCAGGAAGCAGCAACGTTCCTCTTCAGAGGAGAAGCAGCAATGTATTACATGGGACAGTTCATCAAAGATGTTGCGCCAGCTGAAGTGAAAGATGACCTAGACTTCTTCAGATTCCCGACCATTGATCCATCTGTTGGGTTGTACGAAGAAACACCAATTGACGGTTTCATGATACCAGCAAATGCTCCGAACAAAAAAGGAGCCATTGAATTTCTCAAGTTCATAGCTTCCAAAGAAGCACAAGAAAAATTTGCCAAAGACCTCGGAAGGTTGGCTGCCAACGTTCACGTTGCACCGCCAGATGAACATGCCAAGAAAGGTTTGCAAATGATCCTTGAATCACATGGTGTTGCACAATTCTACGATAGAGACACCAATCCGGAAATGGCTGAAGTCGGTATGAATGCAATGATAGAATTCATGTTGAATCCTGGAAAAATTTCCTCAATCCTTGATAGACTTGAATCCGAAAGAAAGAGAATCTACGGAGTAAAGTAA
- a CDS encoding carbohydrate ABC transporter permease, whose translation MKKLTPYLYLSVPLAMYFVWVIFPIFQTIYVSFTRWDGMTRKVFVGLENFRRLFSDRYFLLSLSNNIKWMIGFVLLSVPIGLLFAMLMDQKYPGQRVFKSLVYLPMALSFVVIGQIWSWILEPRSGVLNVFLRAVGLGSFAKAWLSDPQVVTYALILAALWRQIPYAMILFLAGLQNVSKELVEAAVVDGANSFQRFWYVILPQLRPAMVIAITVNIIDSLRAFDIVFVMTRGGPFYSSSVMANYMYIHAFHNYRMGYGAAIAVIQFLITLGFILLYLYNVLKREERE comes from the coding sequence ATGAAAAAGTTAACCCCTTATCTGTACCTTTCTGTGCCTCTTGCGATGTACTTTGTTTGGGTTATATTTCCAATCTTTCAAACAATCTATGTGAGCTTCACAAGATGGGATGGAATGACACGCAAGGTCTTTGTTGGTTTGGAAAATTTTCGAAGGCTTTTTTCAGACAGATACTTTCTTCTTTCGCTTTCTAACAACATAAAATGGATGATAGGTTTTGTACTTCTTTCTGTTCCAATTGGCTTACTTTTTGCAATGCTCATGGATCAAAAGTATCCCGGTCAAAGAGTTTTCAAATCTCTCGTTTATCTTCCAATGGCTCTTTCTTTTGTTGTCATCGGTCAAATCTGGTCTTGGATTTTGGAACCACGTTCAGGTGTTTTGAATGTCTTTTTGAGGGCAGTGGGATTAGGTTCTTTTGCAAAAGCTTGGCTTAGCGATCCTCAAGTTGTAACTTATGCTTTGATCTTGGCAGCTTTGTGGCGTCAAATACCATACGCGATGATCTTGTTTTTGGCTGGACTACAGAACGTGTCTAAGGAACTAGTGGAAGCCGCAGTAGTAGATGGTGCGAACAGCTTTCAAAGATTTTGGTACGTTATCCTCCCACAACTTCGCCCAGCCATGGTTATAGCCATAACTGTGAACATAATAGATTCCCTGAGGGCTTTCGATATAGTGTTTGTCATGACACGCGGCGGACCGTTCTACTCTTCAAGCGTTATGGCTAATTACATGTACATTCATGCATTCCACAACTACAGGATGGGATACGGCGCAGCGATCGCGGTGATTCAATTCTTGATTACCCTTGGCTTCATCTTGCTGTACCTTTACAACGTGCTGAAAAGGGAGGAACGCGAATGA
- a CDS encoding carbohydrate ABC transporter permease: MKRKLKALIYYLLCSVIVVVWMVPFVVAIFTSFKTMDEIFMLRNFWSPPRNWTFSNFVVAWREGRMSIYFKNTFIVTAVSVAGTLFLSSLAAFALAWYNFKFRNLILIIFVAGMLIPFQMLLIPVYRFSVVTGLYDTLTGVILFHIAFQLGFCTFFLRNFMVTIPSSLFEAATIDGASSFVIYSKIIMPLIKPALAALAILEFTWIWNDYLWSLILLQSDAKKVVTIGLTTLQGQWISSWNIIAAGALIAATVPVTVFLIFQKYFIKGLTMGSIKG, translated from the coding sequence ATGAAAAGAAAACTCAAAGCACTCATTTATTATTTACTTTGCAGTGTAATTGTTGTCGTTTGGATGGTTCCATTTGTTGTTGCAATTTTTACCTCGTTTAAAACGATGGACGAAATATTCATGTTGCGAAACTTTTGGTCACCCCCAAGAAACTGGACTTTTTCAAACTTTGTGGTGGCATGGCGTGAAGGTAGAATGAGCATTTACTTTAAGAATACTTTTATAGTAACGGCTGTATCAGTCGCGGGAACTTTATTTCTATCGAGTTTAGCTGCTTTCGCACTTGCGTGGTACAACTTTAAATTTAGAAACTTGATATTGATCATATTCGTAGCTGGTATGTTGATCCCGTTTCAAATGCTCTTGATACCGGTTTACAGGTTTTCGGTTGTCACGGGGTTGTACGATACACTTACAGGAGTTATACTGTTCCATATAGCTTTTCAACTTGGATTTTGTACATTTTTCTTAAGAAATTTCATGGTAACTATTCCTTCAAGCTTGTTCGAAGCTGCGACGATAGATGGTGCAAGCTCTTTTGTCATTTACAGTAAAATAATCATGCCGTTGATTAAACCGGCTTTGGCAGCCCTTGCAATTTTAGAATTCACTTGGATTTGGAACGATTATCTTTGGTCTCTCATACTGCTTCAAAGCGATGCAAAAAAGGTTGTCACAATAGGTCTAACAACACTTCAAGGTCAGTGGATTTCAAGTTGGAATATAATAGCCGCAGGTGCGCTGATAGCAGCGACTGTTCCAGTAACAGTTTTCCTCATTTTCCAAAAATACTTCATAAAAGGATTAACGATGGGGAGTATAAAAGGATGA
- a CDS encoding LacI family DNA-binding transcriptional regulator, which yields MKKFVTISDVAKEAGVSINTVSRVLNNKPDVSPETRKKVLEAAKKLGYIKNATASCFRRSVSKTIGVVFEDSSNPFYTEVFKGIEMRARGYGYQVILMNTERDYVNELKAVDTLLEKRVDGIIISPTQFAQEDIEKLLKLNFPFVILGVHFEGLNVDEVYSDDVKGGYLATKHLLEKGRRKILMLNAYMYKSVARMRYEGYLKAHKEFGIEPFEMVEIEEGYESAFNKIMELSNLDYDAIFCFNDVFAIACLKALKALKRNVPEDVAIVGYDDISYASFVQPSLTTVRIDKHIEGMIAFDLLYEKITEQRSSPKQIVLDVELIVREST from the coding sequence TTGAAAAAATTTGTCACAATCAGTGATGTGGCTAAAGAAGCAGGTGTGTCTATCAATACAGTTTCACGAGTTTTGAACAACAAACCAGACGTGAGTCCTGAAACCAGGAAAAAAGTTCTCGAGGCTGCAAAAAAGTTGGGATACATCAAAAACGCAACTGCTTCATGCTTTAGACGAAGCGTTTCTAAAACTATTGGCGTGGTGTTTGAAGACAGCTCAAACCCTTTTTACACGGAAGTTTTCAAGGGAATAGAAATGAGAGCAAGAGGATATGGATACCAGGTTATCTTAATGAACACCGAAAGGGATTACGTGAATGAGCTCAAGGCTGTGGATACTCTCTTGGAAAAACGGGTGGATGGAATAATAATTTCACCCACACAATTTGCCCAAGAAGATATCGAAAAACTGCTGAAGCTAAACTTTCCTTTCGTGATACTTGGTGTGCATTTTGAAGGTCTTAACGTTGATGAAGTTTATTCTGACGATGTAAAAGGTGGCTATCTTGCGACAAAACACCTTCTTGAAAAAGGCCGACGGAAAATTCTCATGCTTAACGCTTACATGTACAAGTCCGTCGCAAGAATGAGGTATGAAGGATATTTGAAAGCTCATAAAGAATTTGGCATTGAACCTTTTGAAATGGTTGAAATAGAAGAAGGATATGAATCTGCATTCAACAAAATAATGGAACTTTCCAACCTTGATTACGATGCCATATTTTGTTTCAACGACGTTTTTGCCATAGCATGTTTAAAAGCCTTAAAGGCTCTTAAAAGAAACGTACCAGAAGATGTAGCAATAGTTGGTTACGACGATATTTCATATGCCTCGTTTGTCCAACCTTCTTTAACCACAGTTAGGATAGACAAACACATAGAAGGAATGATCGCATTCGACTTGCTTTACGAAAAAATCACCGAACAGCGTTCTTCGCCAAAACAAATCGTGCTCGACGTTGAACTGATCGTTAGGGAAAGTACTTGA
- a CDS encoding IS3 family transposase, with amino-acid sequence MKKSRFSAEEKMVIVLTGLKGNKTVAAICKEYGISQAQYYKWRDRFLEAGRSALESPENTNQVQQLEKKIQELEQIIGKQAIVIETLKKDCHTEWRQIARQLIEQGFSISEAMKYLGMSRSGYYYKKRGYKRKRDDGDVIGEILLLKGKHPSFGYRRIWAMLRRRGWKINKKRVYRVMKENGLLLESKRKKVRK; translated from the coding sequence ATGAAAAAAAGCAGGTTTTCAGCAGAAGAGAAGATGGTAATTGTTCTCACAGGACTTAAAGGCAACAAAACGGTTGCCGCGATATGTAAGGAATATGGGATTAGCCAAGCACAGTATTACAAATGGAGAGACAGGTTTTTGGAAGCTGGTAGAAGTGCATTGGAAAGCCCAGAGAATACCAACCAAGTTCAGCAACTTGAGAAGAAGATCCAAGAACTTGAGCAGATCATAGGCAAGCAAGCCATAGTGATAGAGACATTAAAAAAAGACTGTCACACAGAATGGAGGCAAATAGCAAGGCAGCTAATAGAGCAAGGTTTTAGCATAAGTGAAGCAATGAAATATTTGGGGATGAGCAGGAGTGGATATTATTACAAAAAGCGAGGATACAAACGGAAAAGGGATGATGGGGATGTAATAGGAGAGATACTATTGTTGAAGGGGAAGCATCCGAGCTTTGGCTACAGAAGGATATGGGCGATGCTGAGGAGAAGAGGCTGGAAGATAAACAAAAAGAGGGTATACAGGGTAATGAAGGAGAACGGGCTTTTGTTAGAATCAAAGAGGAAGAAAGTAAGGAAGTAA